In Anseongella ginsenosidimutans, one genomic interval encodes:
- a CDS encoding amidohydrolase family protein, whose amino-acid sequence MNLKTNPMLRYCIAALLLVISLPALAQPTIIPAPSQEKPVLITGAMIHVGNGKVIENGAILFADGKITGIGTAGSLDAPGATIIDAAGKHVYPGFIACHSIMGLAEVEAVRATRDFNETGSLNPNVRAIVAYEADSYVPATVRSNGVLLAQVAPQGGVISGTSSVVMLDAWHWEDAAYKMDGGLWISWPGMSINAAAEDEEREKQREQAEKSLSALKEFFRQAKAYGELSSPAVKNLRFEAIKGIFTGEKQLFIRAGRAKDILAAVNWSRSLNIRPVIYGGNEAHLVAEFLKENQVPVILGDPHSLPARDDDDVNLPYKRAALLKEADVQFCISTWGYWQLRNLPFMAGTTAAYGLSPEEALSAITLEPARILGIEASTGSLETGKDATLFISAGDALDMRGNQVEAAFIRGRKIDLDNKQKQLYRKYTEKYGQ is encoded by the coding sequence ATGAATTTAAAGACTAATCCCATGCTTCGTTATTGTATCGCGGCGCTGCTGCTGGTTATTTCTTTGCCTGCCCTGGCGCAGCCCACCATTATTCCGGCTCCTTCGCAGGAAAAGCCCGTGCTGATCACGGGCGCTATGATCCATGTGGGAAATGGAAAGGTCATTGAAAACGGCGCTATCCTTTTTGCAGACGGAAAGATTACCGGGATTGGCACTGCCGGTTCCCTGGATGCCCCCGGCGCGACCATCATTGACGCCGCCGGCAAGCATGTATACCCCGGCTTTATCGCCTGCCATAGTATTATGGGCCTTGCCGAGGTAGAAGCAGTGCGCGCCACCCGGGATTTTAACGAAACCGGGTCGCTTAATCCCAACGTACGCGCCATCGTGGCCTATGAAGCGGACTCCTATGTTCCCGCTACGGTACGCTCCAACGGCGTACTCCTGGCCCAGGTCGCACCCCAGGGAGGCGTTATTTCCGGAACCTCGTCCGTGGTAATGCTGGATGCCTGGCATTGGGAAGACGCGGCCTATAAAATGGACGGCGGCTTGTGGATCAGCTGGCCCGGAATGAGTATCAATGCAGCTGCGGAAGACGAAGAGCGGGAAAAGCAGCGTGAACAGGCTGAAAAAAGCCTCTCGGCATTGAAGGAGTTCTTCCGGCAGGCCAAAGCCTACGGGGAACTATCCTCGCCCGCGGTAAAAAACCTTCGGTTCGAAGCCATTAAGGGCATCTTTACCGGGGAGAAGCAATTGTTTATCCGCGCCGGCCGTGCAAAAGACATACTCGCCGCCGTTAACTGGAGCCGTTCACTGAACATTCGCCCTGTGATCTACGGGGGAAATGAGGCGCACCTGGTTGCGGAATTTCTGAAAGAGAACCAGGTACCGGTTATCCTGGGCGATCCGCATTCCCTGCCTGCCCGCGATGATGACGACGTAAACCTGCCATACAAACGCGCCGCCCTGCTGAAGGAAGCAGACGTACAATTCTGCATCAGTACCTGGGGCTACTGGCAGCTGCGGAACCTTCCCTTTATGGCCGGGACGACCGCCGCTTACGGGCTGAGCCCCGAAGAGGCGCTGTCTGCCATTACCCTGGAACCCGCCCGGATCCTGGGCATTGAAGCCAGTACGGGAAGCCTTGAAACCGGAAAGGATGCGACGCTCTTCATTTCCGCCGGTGATGCGCTCGATATGCGGGGCAACCAGGTGGAAGCGGCTTTTATCCGTGGCAGGAAAATAGATCTGGATAACAAGCAAAAACAACTTTACAGAAAATATACGGAGAAGTACGGACAGTAA
- a CDS encoding Lrp/AsnC ligand binding domain-containing protein: MIEKTLQILQIDNIDLQILSILMNDATTPYTEIAKELVVSSGTVHVRMKKLQELGIVTGSNLLINPQKIGYDVCAFIGIYLQKGSEYHDAVKKMQDIPEVVELHYTTGVYSMFAKVVCRDTNHLRAVLNEKLQAIEGIQRTETIISLEESIKRQISLEDYIEAGKKK, translated from the coding sequence ATGATTGAAAAGACGCTCCAGATTTTGCAAATTGACAATATCGATCTCCAGATCCTCTCTATCCTCATGAATGACGCCACTACGCCCTATACAGAGATAGCGAAGGAGTTGGTGGTTTCCAGCGGCACGGTACATGTCAGGATGAAAAAACTACAGGAACTTGGCATTGTCACGGGTTCCAATCTGCTGATCAATCCGCAAAAGATCGGCTATGACGTCTGCGCCTTTATCGGCATTTATCTTCAGAAAGGTTCCGAGTATCATGATGCCGTAAAAAAAATGCAAGACATTCCTGAAGTAGTTGAATTACATTATACAACCGGCGTTTATAGTATGTTCGCCAAGGTAGTCTGCCGCGATACCAATCACCTCCGCGCTGTCCTCAACGAAAAGCTGCAGGCCATCGAAGGTATCCAACGCACCGAAACCATTATTTCCCTGGAAGAAAGCATCAAACGCCAGATCAGCCTCGAAGACTACATAGAAGCCGGAAAAAAGAAATAA